A portion of the Campylobacter concisus ATCC 51562 genome contains these proteins:
- a CDS encoding transporter substrate-binding domain-containing protein, producing the protein MSKILKFLMASLVLFLLGCGDDANKKNAVNNAEEASKNVVYKVGSSADYPPFEYLDENNKIVGFEIDLLNEITKKTGIKFDVANMSFDGLISALKIGKIDIAISGMSATDERRKSVDFTKPYYFSENLFIRKKGSDVNKDNLKDKKISAQVGTLQEEAAKSITAKAIPAENVAAAIMSLNAGKIDVVLTDSPIGVEYLKQNPDLEEFLRVPDGTEGFAMAFDKGKHTELIKKIDAAIDELQKSGEFDKMLDKYGLKK; encoded by the coding sequence ATGAGTAAAATTTTAAAATTTTTGATGGCAAGCTTGGTTTTATTTTTACTAGGTTGTGGCGATGACGCTAACAAAAAAAATGCAGTAAATAATGCCGAAGAAGCTAGTAAAAATGTAGTTTATAAAGTTGGCTCGAGCGCTGATTATCCACCTTTTGAATATCTTGATGAAAACAATAAAATTGTTGGCTTTGAGATAGATTTATTAAATGAGATCACCAAAAAAACTGGAATAAAATTTGATGTTGCAAATATGAGCTTTGATGGACTGATATCAGCATTAAAAATCGGTAAAATCGATATTGCTATAAGCGGAATGAGTGCAACTGACGAGAGAAGAAAATCGGTTGATTTCACCAAGCCATATTATTTTTCAGAAAATTTATTTATCCGCAAAAAAGGCTCAGATGTAAATAAAGACAACCTTAAGGATAAGAAAATTTCAGCCCAAGTAGGAACATTGCAAGAAGAAGCAGCCAAAAGCATAACTGCCAAGGCGATACCTGCTGAAAATGTAGCAGCTGCTATCATGTCACTAAACGCTGGTAAAATCGACGTTGTACTAACTGATAGTCCGATAGGGGTTGAATATTTAAAACAAAATCCAGATTTGGAAGAATTTTTAAGAGTTCCTGATGGCACGGAAGGATTTGCGATGGCGTTTGATAAAGGCAAACATACTGAGCTTATCAAGAAGATAGACGCAGCGATCGATGAGCTACAAAAATCTGGTGAATTTGACAAAATGCTAGATAAATATGGATTAAAGAAATAA
- a CDS encoding amino acid ABC transporter ATP-binding protein: MIEIKNLNKSYGDLRVLNDISVDIKKGEVIAIIGPSGGGKSTFLRCINRLEEPDSGHIKINGEDILDKKSDINKIRQKVSMVFQHFNLFANKNVLQNLTLAPIKAGILDKESAEKRADELLRSVGLSDKKFAYPHKLSGGQKQRIAIARSLAMEPEVILFDEPTSALDPEMIGEVLDIMKDVAARGITMLVVTHEMGFARNVANRIFFMDKGKIAVDDTPKNVFTNPQHERLKEFLGKILNH; encoded by the coding sequence ATGATTGAGATTAAAAATTTAAACAAAAGTTATGGCGATTTGCGAGTTTTAAATGATATTAGTGTAGATATAAAAAAAGGTGAAGTTATAGCGATAATTGGTCCAAGCGGTGGCGGTAAAAGTACGTTTTTACGTTGTATAAACCGCCTTGAGGAGCCAGATAGCGGGCACATAAAGATAAATGGCGAAGATATTTTAGATAAAAAATCAGATATAAATAAAATTCGCCAAAAAGTGAGCATGGTTTTTCAGCACTTTAATCTTTTTGCAAATAAAAACGTCTTGCAAAATTTAACCCTAGCTCCAATAAAAGCTGGGATTTTGGATAAAGAAAGTGCAGAAAAAAGAGCTGATGAGTTGCTAAGAAGTGTTGGACTAAGCGATAAGAAATTCGCCTATCCACACAAGCTTTCAGGCGGACAGAAACAACGTATTGCGATCGCTAGAAGCCTAGCGATGGAGCCAGAAGTGATACTTTTTGATGAGCCGACAAGTGCGCTTGATCCTGAGATGATCGGAGAGGTGCTTGATATTATGAAAGATGTTGCCGCAAGGGGCATAACGATGCTTGTGGTTACCCATGAGATGGGCTTTGCAAGAAATGTGGCAAATAGAATTTTCTTTATGGATAAAGGCAAAATCGCAGTTGACGATACACCGAAAAATGTCTTTACAAATCCGCAACATGAGCGCTTAAAAGAGTTTTTAGGCAAAATTTTAAATCATTAA